A single genomic interval of Mucilaginibacter boryungensis harbors:
- a CDS encoding RagB/SusD family nutrient uptake outer membrane protein: MKNQNIKRTLFSCGLCLLITLFTPSCKKLDEFNPTSLSEDNVLKDFAGWKAYQSNCYTGLWGSLIGLQYGLTSELGTDLWTFPFANHNQYKDIMAYEAFTTSSGIIKNVWDFAWGSIEDCNKTIGLSTQLKDGAANANDIKILVAEAKCLRAYYYSVIVAQFGAVPLITTNDPVKTLSPKRNTIAEIYAQIISDLTTAAQDLPVTPYQNNAGRVTKKAALGLLARAYAQGGGEGLTENGKSYWQRAKEVADDLITNKGAYGAAMYDDFAKVFASANNRNNAEALFTAYGLNPYDPSYDVFTGNTKPNLYLHYYPKFDDAFGTADIFKRGVNSNTSNGYYGRLNQQFVAPTKYLINCFNATYDKRWENTFVTAFTNYSGVQAINSLGTGAPAPANVTYAAATVTLTAAMCTKYGIDASHVGEKIYPYIDVNARNASQNATWQYIPSVWPSGNLGNTSSLVTVANANVHPYPLSPTEDRFFAYLSKDPLTAADKKLRRYVTVNIDDLFDPSDATGSTYKAVVSTNGLPNSALANLFPAMMKFNHNFDGGWLGGNFQQKLGNIMVMRMAEVYLIAAEATFHGATGGSTAVQDLNVLRQRACRNPADFNPGTGMQLTTATLNDVFDEYARELCGEFNRWALLKREKAFETRLAAYNNTAFVNFVPSRHYNRPIPFTFLNQINNASEFGTNGY, from the coding sequence ATGAAAAATCAAAATATAAAGCGGACACTGTTTAGTTGCGGTTTATGCTTACTTATTACACTGTTCACACCTTCGTGCAAGAAGTTGGACGAGTTTAACCCTACTTCCCTATCGGAAGATAACGTATTGAAAGATTTTGCAGGCTGGAAAGCCTACCAATCTAATTGCTACACCGGCCTTTGGGGCTCACTGATAGGCCTTCAATACGGTTTAACATCAGAATTGGGTACCGACTTATGGACATTCCCTTTTGCCAACCACAACCAATATAAGGATATAATGGCTTATGAAGCTTTCACTACCAGTTCGGGCATTATCAAGAATGTGTGGGATTTTGCATGGGGATCAATTGAGGACTGCAATAAAACTATTGGCCTGTCAACCCAATTAAAAGATGGTGCTGCCAATGCAAACGACATCAAGATATTAGTAGCTGAGGCTAAATGCCTAAGAGCTTACTACTATTCGGTAATTGTGGCTCAGTTTGGTGCCGTTCCGTTGATCACTACAAACGATCCGGTAAAAACGTTAAGCCCTAAACGTAATACTATTGCAGAAATTTATGCGCAGATCATCTCTGATTTAACCACGGCCGCTCAAGATTTGCCGGTAACACCGTACCAAAACAACGCCGGTCGCGTTACTAAAAAGGCCGCGCTTGGCTTGCTGGCCCGCGCTTATGCACAAGGCGGTGGTGAGGGATTAACCGAAAACGGAAAATCATACTGGCAACGTGCTAAAGAGGTTGCAGATGACCTGATCACTAACAAAGGCGCTTATGGGGCGGCTATGTATGATGATTTTGCTAAAGTGTTTGCTTCAGCTAACAACAGGAACAATGCCGAGGCTTTATTCACAGCTTACGGCCTTAACCCTTACGATCCATCGTACGATGTGTTCACCGGTAATACTAAACCAAACCTCTACCTGCACTATTATCCAAAATTTGACGATGCGTTCGGGACCGCTGATATTTTTAAAAGAGGTGTTAACTCCAATACTTCTAACGGATATTACGGCAGATTGAACCAGCAATTCGTAGCCCCTACCAAATATCTTATCAACTGCTTCAACGCCACCTACGATAAACGCTGGGAGAATACTTTTGTAACAGCGTTCACAAATTATTCGGGCGTACAGGCCATCAACAGTCTTGGTACAGGCGCCCCTGCTCCGGCCAACGTTACCTACGCAGCTGCAACAGTTACGCTTACCGCGGCTATGTGTACCAAATATGGTATTGATGCCTCGCATGTTGGGGAAAAAATATATCCTTATATTGATGTAAACGCCCGTAACGCTTCACAAAATGCTACCTGGCAGTATATACCTTCAGTGTGGCCGAGTGGTAATTTGGGTAATACATCATCTTTGGTTACCGTTGCTAATGCGAACGTACACCCGTACCCACTGAGCCCGACTGAAGACAGGTTCTTCGCTTATTTAAGTAAAGACCCGCTTACCGCCGCAGATAAGAAACTCCGCCGGTATGTAACTGTTAACATTGATGACCTGTTCGACCCATCGGACGCTACCGGCAGTACTTATAAAGCGGTAGTTTCAACTAACGGCCTGCCAAACTCGGCCCTCGCAAATCTTTTCCCTGCCATGATGAAGTTTAATCACAACTTCGACGGTGGATGGCTGGGCGGTAACTTCCAGCAAAAATTAGGTAATATCATGGTGATGCGTATGGCCGAGGTTTATCTTATTGCCGCTGAAGCCACATTCCATGGTGCGACTGGCGGATCAACCGCAGTACAGGATTTAAACGTGTTACGTCAACGTGCCTGCCGCAACCCTGCCGATTTTAACCCAGGTACAGGCATGCAGTTAACTACAGCTACCCTGAACGACGTTTTTGATGAATACGCGCGTGAGCTTTGCGGCGAGTTTAACCGCTGGGCCTTGTTAAAACGTGAAAAAGCCTTTGAAACACGTTTGGCAGCTTATAACAATACAGCGTTTGTAAACTTTGTTCCGTCAAGGCATTACAACCGCCCTATTCCATTCACATTCCTTAATCAGATCAACAACGCGTCTGAGTTTGGTACTAATGGTTATTAA
- a CDS encoding serine/threonine protein kinase, with protein sequence MSKVFTIMEGLENMGALRTGGQGSVYKGRRMGPILSAVKLLPTPIFTEDTDDKNYRNFLNEVEKLKKVNEVPNPNVVKILSSGITESGSLPFIEMEYIEGPDLAELLAEPHDRVFTIKEVIKLADQLASALAHCHKVGIKHGDIKSNNVKFNIHTGNYVLLDFGLSVMSDEERRSSMRHAGAIEFMAPEQNEGQMLFQTDIYSYGVVLYELLTGRVPFPLHDNGETARNTVMIAHMEAPVPDLLELRRQNLPESWTDEQRQHEMQVPGWLLNIVYKCLEKLPANRFNNGMELQNTIIQNSTSAGNTDNNIVVLKTENEMLQTQLLQQQEAAAILHKTTINVSKNVIIGAIVLIIILIGTTLYGLLSQKTVYVSARTTAAAYKPYMLRPYLPPSRHTAEIEARIIDSIKKANRIKAKPVAETKKKHRRKKFLGIF encoded by the coding sequence ATGAGCAAAGTATTTACCATAATGGAGGGGCTTGAAAACATGGGGGCGCTACGCACCGGTGGTCAGGGCTCTGTATATAAAGGCCGCAGGATGGGCCCCATATTAAGCGCGGTAAAGCTTTTGCCAACACCAATTTTTACAGAAGATACCGATGATAAGAACTATCGAAACTTTTTAAACGAGGTTGAAAAGTTAAAAAAAGTAAATGAGGTGCCCAATCCCAATGTGGTGAAGATACTAAGTTCGGGCATCACCGAAAGCGGATCGCTGCCATTTATTGAAATGGAGTATATTGAGGGGCCCGATCTTGCCGAACTGCTTGCCGAGCCGCACGATAGGGTATTTACGATAAAGGAGGTGATTAAGTTAGCCGATCAGTTAGCCAGCGCTTTAGCACATTGCCATAAAGTAGGGATTAAGCATGGCGATATTAAAAGCAACAATGTAAAGTTCAATATCCATACGGGTAATTACGTGTTATTGGATTTTGGGTTATCCGTTATGTCGGATGAAGAGCGGCGCAGCAGCATGCGCCATGCCGGGGCCATCGAGTTTATGGCACCCGAACAAAACGAGGGCCAAATGCTGTTTCAAACAGATATTTACAGCTACGGTGTTGTACTTTATGAATTGCTTACAGGGCGCGTACCATTTCCGTTGCATGATAACGGAGAAACAGCACGCAATACCGTAATGATTGCCCATATGGAGGCACCCGTACCGGACCTGCTGGAACTTAGAAGGCAAAATCTGCCGGAAAGCTGGACAGATGAACAGCGCCAGCATGAAATGCAGGTACCCGGCTGGCTGTTGAATATTGTTTATAAATGCCTGGAAAAATTACCCGCCAACCGGTTTAACAATGGCATGGAACTGCAAAATACAATAATTCAAAACAGTACTTCTGCAGGCAATACCGATAACAATATAGTAGTATTAAAAACCGAAAATGAAATGCTGCAAACGCAATTGTTGCAGCAGCAGGAGGCTGCCGCTATTTTGCATAAAACCACCATAAACGTTTCAAAAAATGTAATTATTGGCGCGATAGTATTAATTATTATCCTTATTGGTACAACCCTTTACGGGTTGCTTTCTCAAAAAACAGTTTACGTTTCGGCCCGCACTACCGCAGCCGCTTATAAGCCATATATGTTGCGTCCATATTTGCCGCCATCCAGGCACACCGCTGAAATTGAGGCCCGTATTATTGATAGTATAAAAAAAGCAAATAGAATAAAAGCCAAACCAGTGGCAGAAACTAAGAAGAAACACCGGCGGAAAAAGTTCCTTGGAATTTTTTAA
- a CDS encoding FHA domain-containing protein, producing the protein MFNIFGQSNNNPTDVKGVRDSLLRAVKEELQKAEGGEGRNIKGINLFIAPPATDKHMYESAVYQDEPDKFKEEIQRIADDFDLGLPDNWALEINFNDEFPPEAVKFNEINAAIFIRTKDHTIQKTGDAYIRVLNGVAEKPQYHITSQDGKLNIGREKKAQVEGGFFRTNHISFPGDVDNEANKYISRQHAHLEWNNEKGCFMLFADEGGIPPGNKIKVRSSATGTLIKLHSSQIGHQLEEGDQVILGETAVIEFSYKKVK; encoded by the coding sequence ATGTTCAATATATTTGGTCAAAGCAATAATAATCCAACAGATGTAAAGGGCGTGAGGGATTCTTTGCTGCGCGCTGTAAAAGAAGAGCTGCAAAAAGCCGAAGGCGGCGAGGGCCGCAATATTAAGGGGATCAATTTGTTTATTGCGCCACCCGCTACAGATAAGCACATGTACGAATCTGCAGTCTATCAGGATGAACCAGACAAGTTTAAGGAAGAAATACAACGTATTGCGGACGACTTTGACTTAGGCCTTCCGGATAATTGGGCATTGGAGATCAATTTCAACGATGAGTTCCCGCCTGAAGCAGTCAAATTTAATGAAATAAACGCTGCTATATTTATCCGTACAAAGGATCATACCATTCAAAAAACAGGCGATGCATATATACGCGTATTAAACGGCGTAGCAGAAAAGCCCCAATACCATATTACATCCCAGGATGGCAAACTAAACATAGGCCGCGAAAAAAAGGCCCAGGTTGAGGGTGGCTTTTTCAGGACTAACCATATCTCTTTTCCCGGTGATGTTGATAATGAAGCCAACAAATATATCAGCAGGCAGCATGCCCACCTGGAATGGAATAATGAGAAGGGCTGTTTTATGCTTTTTGCGGATGAAGGCGGCATTCCTCCGGGCAATAAGATTAAAGTACGTTCGTCCGCTACAGGTACGCTGATTAAGCTGCATTCAAGCCAAATTGGGCATCAGCTTGAAGAGGGGGACCAGGTGATCCTTGGCGAGACAGCAGTGATAGAATTTAGCTATAAAAAGGTAAAATAA
- a CDS encoding FtsW/RodA/SpoVE family cell cycle protein, with translation MEQEIPASVSRKKERVFLLVIAAVLGLLFVRLFYIEQKNFTDVDRRMQDGSMVNLNAKNPARNIRTLLEKGYYFEDKRDIDLIEKVIGDRVKAGDRFENIGDINKKKFYVDADEAMAKGGKSFQQRVLVSRSLLGYTGDDSLRFVQEKAKPPVLPAVTDVGMDGKAISGTVLEKKLPVAGVLVRLQMILPQDSTYNDEEADQLNKKIEQGPGFKKEYILDEQKKTHLQTLTAFARTDDRGNYMFKNLPAGKAFEVLPLQPGYQFGRSSGTENLDNDEIFNFSRSPHTIRLLSTRDFSILKKEKAFMIRTPAEFNFWFMVVAGCFFGCFALAHLLLSWKFSTADQLILPFIMVLTGLSFLTLLSLQDPLRDRFLVKDSLMYLGMGFFAMMLMLLFNLRRFTVDSNLYRLLVFKNNRKAANGWPWIIIAIGLLALTIRFGSGPEGSGVKVNLFGFQPSEIVKYLVIVFLAGFFATNEKFISEYASWKKRFSFFSFAVIAIGIALFLFLMLGDLGPAIVICFTFIILFSFARGDFMFMAASVIFYVLVTWIFKNVWLSALLTVAMLVAVTLLKRKQLSESAIMALIIIAGFLTIDKIPHLDKLIPGPVQRLVDRKAIWQNAWDNEVYGGDQVANGLWAMASGGITGQGIGEGFAKTIPEAHTDMILPSIGEEFGWTGIICIFLIFLLYLHRAIIIGRQTGTPFLFYLCAGIGICTFVQFLLIAGGSTGALPLSGVSLPFQSYGGSSLVVNFLAAGFLLSASKVKGTPVQMSFITKQQDRNLVPALIMACIGILLLTVNVSRYLFNNAKWIVKPSLVADRSGGRMFSYNPRIAILMNKLQAGTLYDREGRVLATSNPQLIQQQRKLLDTSGISNYNLDSAMHKRVTRYYPFEEQMFFWVGDVNTGVFNGSTNGYFAEYEHAAELRGFKMPIANYNTHASRYQEDRFLPRGVKEMSVSKKDYSALAPLLIAGINSSEVEAFKKRNRDVQLTVDANLQTSIQKSIATDTSLYDNRVSVVIMMPNTGDVLASAVYPLPPVHNWDQLTMPVNEQNKLSQWMTTSDLGFTYATQPGSTAKVLTAMAAFNKLGLEAANKKFNVAMWERIRTKGIEPDETGVITLERAIAKSNNVYFIKLANQEHLQEDMAALYLKTGMFLHGVGGYFYGKQPDNAGQEEKWLELWRKTEFNTKPRYDPNNIRRTRAKGISGMAWGQGELIATPAAVARLVSGVANNGELVANRFVLKVSDTVQPVKGSIKLANDPQYTSLLTQYMIEQSAPKVPILGLSVAGKTGTPERIWKKESINDGWYVFFAPMVKSPGNIVVCIRIESTKGSADAVHLAGKHVIPFLIKKGYIKSIVPEKEQADPNSKSKMSTEPEQMTAPDTTTEN, from the coding sequence ATGGAACAAGAAATACCAGCGTCTGTTAGCAGGAAAAAAGAACGCGTGTTCCTGTTGGTAATTGCAGCAGTATTAGGGCTGTTGTTTGTCCGGCTATTTTATATCGAACAAAAAAACTTTACCGATGTGGATAGGCGCATGCAGGATGGCTCGATGGTGAACCTGAATGCGAAAAACCCGGCAAGAAACATCCGCACGCTGCTTGAAAAAGGATATTATTTTGAAGATAAACGCGATATCGACCTGATAGAAAAAGTGATCGGAGATCGTGTAAAGGCGGGGGACAGGTTTGAAAACATTGGTGATATCAATAAAAAGAAATTTTATGTTGATGCTGATGAAGCAATGGCCAAAGGGGGTAAGTCGTTTCAGCAGCGTGTGCTGGTTTCGCGGTCGTTACTTGGTTATACAGGTGACGATTCCTTACGTTTCGTCCAGGAAAAAGCTAAACCACCCGTTTTGCCGGCTGTTACCGATGTGGGCATGGATGGTAAGGCCATAAGCGGGACGGTGCTTGAAAAGAAACTGCCTGTTGCCGGTGTGCTGGTCCGGCTGCAAATGATATTGCCCCAGGACAGTACTTATAATGACGAGGAAGCCGACCAGTTAAATAAAAAGATTGAGCAGGGGCCGGGTTTTAAAAAGGAGTATATATTAGATGAGCAAAAAAAAACTCATCTGCAAACCTTAACTGCCTTTGCGCGCACCGACGATAGGGGAAATTATATGTTTAAAAATCTCCCTGCCGGTAAGGCATTCGAAGTTTTACCGTTACAGCCCGGGTATCAATTCGGGCGATCTTCAGGTACCGAAAACCTGGATAATGATGAGATATTCAACTTCTCACGTTCGCCCCATACCATCAGGTTATTATCAACCCGTGATTTCAGTATCCTGAAAAAAGAAAAAGCCTTTATGATCCGTACACCAGCCGAATTTAACTTTTGGTTCATGGTGGTTGCAGGCTGCTTTTTTGGATGCTTTGCACTCGCCCATTTATTGCTCAGCTGGAAATTTAGTACGGCCGATCAGTTGATACTACCGTTTATCATGGTGCTTACAGGTTTGTCCTTTCTAACCTTATTAAGCCTGCAGGATCCATTACGCGACAGGTTCCTCGTTAAGGATTCGTTAATGTACCTGGGTATGGGCTTTTTTGCGATGATGTTAATGCTGCTATTTAATTTACGCAGGTTTACGGTCGATTCCAATCTGTACAGGTTATTGGTATTTAAAAATAATCGCAAAGCGGCCAATGGCTGGCCATGGATCATTATAGCTATCGGATTGCTGGCCTTAACTATTCGTTTTGGATCAGGGCCGGAAGGTAGTGGCGTTAAAGTAAACCTGTTTGGTTTTCAGCCCAGCGAAATTGTAAAATATTTAGTGATCGTTTTCCTGGCGGGCTTTTTTGCTACCAACGAAAAATTTATTAGCGAATATGCCAGTTGGAAAAAACGTTTCTCGTTTTTTTCATTTGCAGTAATAGCCATAGGCATTGCCCTTTTTCTGTTCCTGATGCTGGGCGACTTAGGGCCGGCTATCGTTATCTGCTTTACATTTATTATCCTGTTCTCCTTCGCGCGTGGTGATTTTATGTTTATGGCCGCATCGGTAATTTTTTATGTACTGGTTACCTGGATATTTAAAAACGTATGGCTTTCGGCCTTGCTAACTGTAGCCATGTTGGTTGCAGTAACGTTGCTGAAACGTAAGCAGCTTAGCGAATCGGCTATTATGGCTTTGATCATTATCGCAGGGTTTTTAACCATTGATAAAATCCCGCATCTGGATAAACTAATACCCGGCCCTGTACAACGTTTAGTTGATAGGAAAGCCATTTGGCAAAACGCCTGGGATAATGAAGTTTACGGTGGTGATCAGGTAGCTAATGGCCTTTGGGCAATGGCAAGTGGCGGCATTACCGGCCAGGGTATTGGCGAAGGCTTTGCCAAAACCATCCCAGAGGCACATACCGATATGATACTGCCATCAATTGGCGAGGAATTTGGTTGGACGGGTATTATATGCATCTTTCTGATATTCCTGCTGTACCTTCACCGGGCTATTATTATAGGCCGGCAAACGGGTACGCCGTTTTTATTCTACTTGTGCGCCGGTATTGGCATATGTACGTTTGTGCAGTTTTTGCTAATAGCAGGCGGTTCAACGGGTGCTTTACCATTATCGGGCGTATCGCTGCCATTTCAAAGTTATGGCGGTTCATCGTTGGTTGTCAATTTTTTAGCCGCTGGTTTCCTATTGTCAGCATCGAAAGTAAAAGGCACACCTGTGCAAATGAGTTTTATTACTAAACAGCAGGACAGAAACCTGGTGCCAGCGTTAATAATGGCTTGTATTGGTATACTGCTGCTTACGGTTAATGTATCGCGCTATTTGTTTAATAATGCCAAATGGATAGTAAAACCATCGCTGGTGGCCGACCGTAGCGGGGGCAGGATGTTTAGCTACAATCCGCGCATTGCTATTTTAATGAATAAACTTCAGGCGGGCACTTTATATGATAGGGAAGGACGAGTTTTGGCTACCAGCAATCCGCAGTTGATACAGCAACAGCGGAAGCTGTTGGATACATCGGGTATTAGTAATTATAACCTTGATTCGGCCATGCACAAGCGTGTAACGCGTTACTATCCGTTTGAGGAGCAGATGTTCTTTTGGGTAGGCGACGTTAACACCGGGGTATTTAATGGCAGCACCAATGGTTACTTTGCCGAATATGAGCACGCGGCCGAGTTACGCGGGTTTAAAATGCCTATAGCCAATTATAACACCCACGCCAGCCGCTACCAGGAAGACCGTTTTTTGCCGCGCGGGGTGAAAGAAATGTCGGTAAGCAAAAAGGATTACAGCGCGCTGGCGCCGCTATTGATAGCCGGGATTAACAGCAGCGAGGTTGAAGCCTTTAAAAAGCGTAACCGCGATGTGCAGTTAACCGTAGATGCCAATTTGCAAACCAGTATCCAAAAGTCTATAGCTACCGATACTTCATTATATGATAACCGGGTATCGGTAGTAATTATGATGCCCAACACCGGCGATGTGCTGGCATCAGCGGTTTATCCGCTGCCGCCGGTGCATAACTGGGACCAACTGACCATGCCGGTGAACGAACAGAATAAGCTTTCGCAATGGATGACTACCAGCGACCTGGGCTTCACATACGCCACCCAGCCCGGCTCGACCGCTAAAGTATTAACTGCCATGGCCGCGTTTAATAAACTTGGTTTGGAAGCGGCAAATAAAAAATTCAATGTAGCGATGTGGGAACGTATCCGCACTAAAGGGATAGAGCCGGATGAGACTGGCGTGATCACATTAGAGAGGGCTATAGCCAAATCAAACAATGTGTACTTTATTAAGTTAGCTAATCAGGAGCATTTGCAGGAAGATATGGCTGCCCTTTATTTAAAAACCGGGATGTTTCTACATGGCGTTGGCGGCTATTTTTATGGGAAACAACCAGACAATGCCGGACAGGAAGAGAAATGGCTGGAACTTTGGCGAAAAACAGAGTTTAATACCAAACCGCGGTACGATCCTAACAACATCCGGCGTACTCGTGCCAAAGGGATCTCAGGTATGGCCTGGGGCCAGGGTGAGTTAATAGCTACACCGGCTGCTGTGGCCAGGCTGGTATCGGGCGTGGCTAATAATGGCGAATTAGTTGCTAACCGTTTTGTATTGAAGGTTAGTGATACTGTACAGCCCGTTAAAGGCAGTATAAAGCTGGCTAATGACCCGCAGTATACTTCATTGCTGACGCAGTATATGATAGAGCAGAGCGCGCCAAAGGTACCCATATTAGGACTGAGCGTTGCGGGTAAAACCGGTACTCCCGAGCGGATCTGGAAAAAAGAAAGTATTAACGATGGTTGGTACGTGTTTTTTGCGCCAATGGTTAAAAGCCCCGGCAACATCGTGGTGTGTATCCGTATCGAATCAACAAAGGGGTCGGCCGATGCTGTGCATTTGGCAGGTAAACATGTTATTCCGTTCCTGATTAAAAAAGGGTATATCAAAAGTATTGTTCCTGAAAAAGAACAAGCGGACCCCAATTCCAAATCAAAAATGTCAACCGAACCCGAACAAATGACAGCACCAGACACTACAACCGAAAACTAA
- a CDS encoding PP2C family protein-serine/threonine phosphatase, translating into MTDQFYGLTDIGNERKNNEDTFIAQQSANGKFIIACVIDGVGGYSGGEIAAALARESILQRLGKPSGEVIPMMIDCFNLANQKILDEKKQVKEHESMACVATLALVDVEQNQFYYVHVGDTRLYLLRDQSLVKISRDQSFVGFLEDSGRLDEKAAMTHPKRNEINKALGFEANLGRDTEYIETGQSPFLPGDMLLLCSDGLTDMVSKSEMSNILNNSNGLKDKCRELIAAANNNGGKDNITVVLVKNSKQTTTHNATMPTGNQKKNERPDIAEPMIIKTPVSTTGQQHVVPAKRSNWVAVIFALLALVFLSTTIWQFSQRKADSEPATKPAPQPIRRPLSKLEVKLQNAIDGLKGNLLLLSDTAFTAPIIISQPIKINKDTLFIKTKGDIRLQSDSGYKGAAFTLSPKCKLVMLDSLAVSNFQTGVTAYNNALLLKNIRFINCTNAIKNLFTIKGKYTSGSIPAQIFKVDSIPVTHKQK; encoded by the coding sequence ATGACTGATCAGTTTTATGGCTTAACCGATATCGGTAACGAGCGAAAAAATAACGAGGATACCTTTATCGCGCAGCAAAGTGCTAACGGCAAATTTATTATTGCCTGCGTTATTGATGGTGTGGGTGGCTATTCAGGCGGAGAAATTGCGGCCGCTTTGGCCCGCGAATCTATATTGCAAAGGCTTGGCAAACCATCGGGCGAGGTGATCCCGATGATGATAGACTGTTTTAACCTGGCCAACCAAAAAATATTAGACGAAAAAAAGCAGGTAAAAGAACACGAAAGTATGGCCTGTGTAGCCACCCTGGCGCTGGTAGATGTTGAACAAAATCAATTTTATTACGTGCATGTGGGCGACACCCGTCTATATCTGTTGCGCGATCAGTCACTGGTAAAAATCTCCCGCGATCAATCGTTTGTTGGTTTTTTAGAAGATTCTGGCCGCTTGGATGAAAAAGCTGCTATGACACATCCAAAGCGCAATGAAATTAATAAGGCGCTTGGTTTTGAAGCTAATTTAGGCCGCGACACGGAATATATCGAAACAGGACAGTCACCTTTTTTACCCGGCGACATGCTTTTGCTTTGTAGCGATGGATTAACCGATATGGTTAGTAAATCCGAGATGAGTAATATACTTAACAATAGCAACGGCTTAAAAGATAAATGCCGTGAATTGATAGCAGCAGCAAATAATAACGGCGGAAAAGATAATATAACTGTTGTCCTTGTAAAGAACAGCAAGCAAACAACAACACATAACGCGACTATGCCGACAGGTAATCAAAAAAAAAATGAACGGCCCGATATAGCTGAGCCAATGATTATTAAAACACCTGTTTCAACAACCGGGCAGCAACATGTGGTTCCTGCTAAACGAAGTAATTGGGTTGCAGTGATATTCGCTCTCCTTGCTTTAGTGTTTTTGTCAACAACTATTTGGCAATTCAGCCAGCGTAAAGCCGATTCAGAACCAGCGACGAAACCCGCCCCACAGCCAATCAGGAGGCCTTTAAGTAAATTAGAAGTTAAGCTGCAAAATGCTATCGATGGCTTGAAAGGCAACTTATTACTCCTTTCCGATACTGCTTTTACTGCGCCTATCATTATTAGTCAGCCCATTAAGATAAATAAAGACACTTTGTTTATTAAAACCAAAGGCGATATCCGGCTACAAAGTGATAGTGGCTATAAAGGTGCGGCATTTACCCTTTCGCCTAAATGTAAATTGGTTATGCTGGATAGCCTTGCTGTCAGTAATTTTCAAACAGGTGTTACGGCCTACAACAATGCGCTGCTATTAAAAAATATAAGGTTCATCAACTGTACCAACGCCATTAAAAATTTATTTACTATTAAAGGTAAATACACCAGTGGAAGTATCCCGGCGCAAATATTTAAAGTTGATTCCATACCGGTAACCCACAAACAAAAATAA